One window of Trifolium pratense cultivar HEN17-A07 linkage group LG5, ARS_RC_1.1, whole genome shotgun sequence genomic DNA carries:
- the LOC123885392 gene encoding eukaryotic initiation factor 4A-8-like, which yields MAGLAPEGSQFDARHYDTKMNELLASDGQDFITSYDEVYDSFDSMGLQENLLRGIYAYGFERPSAIQQRGIVPFCKGLDVIQQAQSGTGKTATFCSGILQQLDYGLVQCQALVLAPTRELAQQIEKVMRALGDYLGVKVHACVGGTSVREDQRILQAGVHTVVGTPGRVFDMLRRQSLRSDCIKMFVLDEADEMLSRGFKDQIYDIFQLLPGKIQVGVFSATMPPEALEITRKFMNKPVRILVKRDELTLEGIKQFYVNVDKEEWKLETLCDLYETLAITQSVIFVNTRRKVDWLTDKMRSADHTVSATHGDMDQNTRDIIMREFRSGSSRVLITTDLLARGIDVQQVSLVINYDLPTQPENYLHRIGRSGRFGRKGVAINFVTLDDARMLADIQKFYNVSVEELPSNVADLL from the exons ATGGCAGGTTTGGCTCCAGAAGGATCACAATTTGACGCTCGTCACTATGACACTAAGATGAATGAACT GCTTGCCAGTGATGGGCAAGATTTCATCACCTCATATGATGAAGTCTATGATAGCTTTGATTCTATGGGGCTGCAAGAAAATCTTCTTCGAGGCATATATGCTTACG GTTTTGAGAGACCTTCTGCAATCCAGCAAAGGGGAATTGTTCCTTTCTGCAAAGGTCTTGATGTCATTCAACAAGCTCAGTCGGGAACCGGAAAGACAGCAACATTCTGCTCCGGAATTTTGCAGCAGCTTGATTATGGATTGGTTCAGTGCCAAGCTTTGGTTTTGGCCCCAACAAGAGAACTCGCTCAACAGATTGAGAAAGTTATGCGAGCTCTTGGTGATTACCTTGGTGTTAAGGTTCATGCTTGTGTTGGCGGGACAAGTGTTCGGGAGGATCAGCGCATTCTCCAAGCTGGTGTTCACACTGTTGTTGGTACTCCAGGACGTGTGTTTGACATGCTGCGGAGACAGTCTCTTCGCTCTGATTGCATAAAGATGTTTGTTTTGGATGAGGCTGATGAAATGCTTTCGCGTGGTTTCAAGGATCAG ATCTATGACATCTTTCAGTTACTACCAGGCAAAATTCAGGTTGGAGTATTTTCTGCTACAATGCCACCCGAAGCCCTTGAGATTACTCGGAAGTTCATGAATAAGCCAGTGAGAATTCTGGTGAAGCGTGACGAGCTGACACTTGAAGGTATCAAGCAGTTTTATGTCAATGTCGATAAGGAAGAGTGGAAACTAGAGACATTATGCGACCTCTACGAGACTCTGGCAATCACTCAGAGTGTCATTTTTGTGAATACAAGGCGCAAAGTGGACTGGCTCACTGATAAAATGCGAAGCGCCGATCATACAGTCTCGGCCACTCACGGTGACATGGACCAGAACACTAGGGATATCATCATGCGTGAGTTCCGGTCTGGCTCTTCTCGAGTTCTTATTACCACTGACCTCCTTGCTCGTGGTATAGATGTGCAACAAGTTTCTTTGGTCATAAACTATGATCTCCCTACTCAACCTGAAAACTATCTCCACCGTATTGGTCGTAGTGGACGATTTGGAAGAAAAGGTGTTGCTATAAACTTTGTAACATTGGATGATGCTAGAATGCTGGCTGATATTCAGAAATTCTACAATGTCAGTGTAGAGGAGCTTCCATCAAATGTTGCTGATCTACTctga